The sequence below is a genomic window from Ignavibacteriota bacterium.
GATTAAACCATCTATCAAGCATATTAAACATGCTGAAATTGTGCTCGTTGATGTTGATAATGAAGTCAAAATTTATAATCCGGAAACTAAAAAATATGACTTGAGATATAAAACTGAAGGCGATGATTATATTGATTTCAATTCGCTCCTCGAAAATCCGGAAATTCACGAACAATTACTCATAGCTTACCACTCACCATCTTTCACAGAAGATTGGCATAAATTCAGATTGATTTTTGCACTACCAAAACCGACCGAAGAACCCGATTTTAGAAAAATTGCAACGGCTCTGATTAAAAGGTTTAAAGGTGATAAATCTTGTAAAAATATTGATAGGATGTATTTTGGTAACGATCATGGCTATATTTATGTTAATCCCAAAATGCCGGTCTTGACAAATGAATATGTGCAAGAGCTGATTAAGCAAGAAACAATTGAAATTACTGAAAAAGCTCCTCAAAATATAGCTGCTCAAAATGATTATACTAATAAATCGAATACGACTTATCGCGAGTACAGAGACTTTACACCTGAATTAGCAAAAGAATTGCTTAAATATGTACCCACGAATGAAGGATACGACGAATGGATGAAGGTTGTCTCAGCAATCGGAAATGAATTTGATTTTCATACGGCTGTATCACTCGTCGAGCAATGGTCACCGGATATCAATCAAGGCGCTGAATATAAAATTCAACACAGATATCAACAGCCTACAAGAATGGTAGTTTTTAAAAAAGCTAAAGATGGCGGAGCACCTCCGGGGTTACTCTGGGATTTCGATAAAGAATTTTATGCAGTCGATAAGGAAGGTACAGTCGTTTCGTCAAAAACTGGACAAAAAGCCGATATACTCGAAGAAATGAAAGATTATGACCCAGAAGAGTTTTTTAAAATTACTAAAATTCCTACAAGGTATATTTTCTTCCAACAAGTGCCAAAAAAGAAAATTAATTATAAAGACGAAGACCAGGTGAATGATAAGTCAAATTACAAACTGGTTATTCATAAAATAAAGTTACTCGAGTTTCTCGCTTTTAAAGGTTTTAGGAAGGTATGGCTCGATAATGAAAAATCTACTTATGTTAAAATTAAACACTCTATTGTCGAACAGGTTACTAATGAAAAAATTAATGATTTTATACTATCCGAAATTGATAAAATGCCAAATGCAGTTACACCGCTCTTTGATAAAAATGAACTCAAAGAAGTATTTGCCACGAAAATCAACGAGTTCTCTTCACAAAATTACCTGAATATGATTCAAACTCTGCCTGATAATTTTGCAAGAGATTCTAAAAATAAAGCTTATATCTTCTTCAAAAATAAAATTGTTGAAATTGATAAAAATAAAGCACAAATGATTGATTATAAAGATTTTAATCATTATATTTGGAAAAATCAAGTCTCGAAACATGAAATTAAAAATATTTTGCTCAATTATGAACAAAATACAACGGTCATTCAGCCAAAAGGACAGTTCGAAAGGTTTATTGAACTCGTTTGCTCGCCTGCGAATACCGATGACCCAGAAGCTCCAAGAAATGAAAGGAAAATTGATAAGAATAGGCTCTATGCTCTTATAACTGCTATGGGTTACCTGATGCATACTTATAAAAATCCATCCCTAACTAAAGCTGTCATTTTCTGCGAAGAAAAAATATCCGCCGAACTTGATTCTAACGGAAGGACAGGTAAAGGCTTAACAGCTCAGGCGATTAGACATATAAGAAAAATGAAAACCCTGAACGGAAAGACTTTTGACCCCGATAAAGATAGGTTCGTATATCAAGAAGTCGAAATTGATGACCAAATTATTTTTATCGATGATATTGAAAAATCTTTCGATTTTAAAAAATTATTCCCTGATATCACCGAAGGACTCAAAATTCAAAAAAAATCACTGCAGACATTCTCTATTCCATATGAACTTTCTCCGAAATTCCTAATCACTACTAATTCTGTACTCTCTAATGATTCTGATTCATATAAAGCTCGTAAGTTTGAAGTTGAATATTCCGATTACTTTACCGCTGATTATCAACCCATTGATGAATTTGGTAACCTCTTTTTTGAAGCCGGATGGGATGAAGATTCAGAGGAATGGGATCTGTTCTACTCGTTTATGATTGGATGTATCATAGCATATTTAAAACATGGTCTTCGCTCTTATGAACAGAAAAATCTTGATGAAAGGAAACTGCAAAATAAAGTGCCGGAACAGTTTATCGAATTCATGAATGAAGCTATTGAAAATAGCACAGGGACGCTCGAATATACAAGAGAACAGATTTATGAGGAATTTACAAATAAACATAAAATCTTTGGACCGTCCGGCAAATATGCTGCTACACAAACTAAAACTACAAGATGGTTTAATGAGTATTTGAAACTCAAAAAAATAGCATTTGAGGAAGTCAGGAATAGTAAAAATAGAAAATATGTTATTAAAACTAATAGTGATGACTTCTAAAATTTAGTGTCACTTTGAAAAAGTTGTGTCACTTTGAAAGTGACACTAAAAAAATGAGTGTTCATCGGCATTTGGGGGATTTGTAAAAAAACTGTGTCACTTTGAAAAAACGCAAAGTGACACTAAAAAAATGAGTGTTCATCGGCATTTCGAGGGGCTGTGTCACTTTGAAGGGCATTTTTTCTATATCCTCTCCCTATAAAAAACACTTTTATAAAACATTCTATTTATAGTATTACTATTATTTTATTTTATTTTAAATCAATTTAAAAAATAAGAAATAAAGTGACACTAATTAAAAAAAAGGCTGAAAAGATGCATAAATGCTGATTTTTTTAGTGACACTTTGAAAAAACGCAAAGTGACACTAAAATTTTAAAAAACCTGAAAAGGTGCATCAATGCTGATTTTTTTAGTGACACTTTCAAAGTGTCACTTTTTGCGAAAAATGGCTCCAAAGTGACACTTTTTAGCCGAAATGATACTATTTATAGTATAAAAGGGCAAAACATACTATTTAAAGTATAAAAAAAAAAGATACTATAAATAGTATCAAAAAAAAATTGATACTATTTATAGTATAGAAACTAATATGTAAAATTAATAATCAAGGGTATGAAATGAACCTCTTTTTTGATGATGTCGAGCCGGTAGTAATAACACCAAAAATAAAAGAAAGTAAGCCTGAAATAAAATCTTTGACACAGGAAGAAAAACTTCAAAACAGAGCTAATGCAATTTTGAAGCTTGAGGAATATAGAGAAGCGTATGACGTATTAAAAGAAACGCAAGGCGTCAACATGGAGATGTTGGGAAATTTGGAACAAAAAATAAAAGAATTAGAATTAATAGCCGGAAACACTGATGAAAACAAGTCACTTCATTCACGTGTAATTATCGCAGAAGAAATTGGCGATACAAAGAATGCTGATGAGCGGAAAAAATGGATAGATTATTTTGCAGAAGATGAAATATTAAAAGAATGTGATTTACTTGATAGAATGCTACTTAAAGCAGGTCTTGAAGAAAATCCTGCAAATTTAACACTTATGCTTAATGAGCTATTCAAAGCTGAATATGAAGGATATATTTCAAATACCAGCGAAATTCGGGCTTCAAATCATATTTATAAGGTGGCATGATGGAATTAAGAGATTATCAGTTAAAGTTGGCTAAAAAGGGAAACGAAATTCTTCAGCTTTTCGGAATCGTTTATTACGCAATCGAAATGCGTGTCGGCAAAACATTAATTGCACTTAAGACAGCGGAACTTGCAGGAGCTCAGGATGTACTTTTTGTAAGCAAGAAAAAAGCTCTTGCATCGATATGCAATGACTATGAGAATTTTGGATTTAACTTTTACATCAATATTATCAATTATGAGCAGTTAAAAAATCATAGTGAAGCAAAGGCAGATGTAATAATCTGTGATGAGGCTCATGGACTTGGTGCCTATCCGAAGCCATCAGAGCGTACAAAAATACTAAAAGAAATTCTTAAGAATAATCCCGGCGCTAAACTTATTTTAATGTCCGGAACTCCAAGTCCGGAAAGTTACAGTCAACTATATCATCAGTTCGCAATATCGGCTAACAGTCCTTTCGAGCAATCAAATTTTTATCAGTTTGCAAAAGAGTTTGTAAATGTTAAAGAGGTTGTAAGAAATGGATTAAGATTCAGAGATTACAGTCATTGTGATAAAGAAAAAGTGATGCAGGTCCTTGAAAAATATTTTGTAAGATACACTCAAGAGCAAGCAGGGTTCAGTGAATCTAAAGTCGAAGAAGAGATAATACTTCTTAAGCCTACATCAAATTTAATACAATTAGTAGAAATCTTAAAAAAGCATCAATATTACAAATTCAAAGACGGCAGCGAGATCATAGCAGAAAGTGCTGTTAAATTGCAGAATAAAATACATCAGACTTATTCCGGCACCGTCAAGACTGAGGATGGCGGTTACAAAGTGATAGATATAACTAAAGCACAGTATATCAAAGAATCATATCAAGATAAAAAAATTGCAATATTTTATAAGTTTATAGCTGAAGGCGATGTCCTTCGCAAAGTTATAAGCAATAATACAGATAGTCCTGAAGAATTTAATAGAAGCGATAAAACATTCATTTGTCAGATACAATCTGGTTCGATGGGCGTCAACTTATCATCAGCTGATATATTAATATTTTACAATATAGATTTTAGCGCTGTACAGTATTGGCAGGCAAGAGCGAGGCTACAGGATTTGCGACGAGAGCGTCCTGTAAAAGTGCATTGGTTGATGATGGAAAATGGTATTGAAGAGAAAGTTTATCAGGCAGTATTAAAGAAAAAAGATTACACATTGTATTATTTCAGAAAGGATTTTTTAAATGCGTTATGAAAGTCAGGAACAAAAGAAGATATTAGAATATTTGCGTACAATAAGTTATGTGCGCAAAGTAATAGTGGCTAACGAGAGTGGCACGCTTGACATATTTGGATGCTACAAAGGATTATTTTACGCCGTCGAAGTAAAGCGTGAGGGTGAGAAAGCAACTGCATTACAATTAATAAACATACGTCAAATACAAGAGCATGGCGGTATAGCTTTAATCGTAACCAATGTAGAGCAAGTAAAAAAGTTTTTTGCAACAATAGCATAAAGAGGCAAAATGAACACAGTTAAAGAATCAATACTTGATTATTTAGAAATCAGCGATTTATCGGGTGATACAAAATTAATAGCAGATATTGCAGGTCTAGATGTTGCACGCAGACTGCTCCTTCACTTCGACAGTCTGCCATTATCAATCCAGAGCATAAAGAATATGAACAGTTTAATAATCAGATATTTGAGCGAGAGGTACACAGCTGTAAATTTTACTAAGCGTGAAATCTTGAAGATAAGTCAGGAGATTGGACGCAATCCTCGAGAGACGAGAAGATTGTTAAAACAGAGAGAGAAAAAAATAAAATAAATTTTGCGTACAACAAAAATATTCCCTATTTTTATAAATAACAAAACGGATTAGTTCTGTTTTGAAATTATGCTGATTCATACTAACAACGTTGATAGTATGAAATGTTTTATCCACTCCGTTTTTAATTAGAAAGGGCATCACGAAAGTGGCGCCCTTTTTTTTTAATAATTAATTAAAATTCCTTTTCAAAAATCTTGCCATCGCATCAGTTAAGTCCTCGATTACATCCGGCGGCAATTCATTTTCCGGAAAGATTGGGCGTGGTGGCATAAATTTAGTACCAAAATGTAGATACTTCGCATAAAACAGATTTGTCCCCACCTCAACCCCTGTGCTGTTAGCTGTAAAATTAATAGAGCCAAAGAGCCCAGCGTCACCCCCTCGCCTTTTCAGTAAATCATCACGGCTGAGTCCGAGCTTATCACGTTGCTCGACAGTTGAAGGAGCGAGAGGCATCCAAGCCGTACCTCTGTTAAAATAAGCCCCTTGCGTATCGAAATTATCTCTGACGGCTTGCGTAAGTATTTTGCCTGCTGCATTATAAAAAGGCGACATATTAACACTATTTAAATATCTTTCGATATCGAATTGGATGTCGTCGAGCTTAAGGGTTATATTCATTTAATTTTCTCACGTAATTCTTTATCAAATTTACTTAAGTCCGGAGAGTACGGCTCGCTTGGGAGTTGGCGAAAATCTTTATGATTACGATATTTTGTAGGAATATCTTTAATATCAACAACCGACA
It includes:
- a CDS encoding DEAD/DEAH box helicase: MELRDYQLKLAKKGNEILQLFGIVYYAIEMRVGKTLIALKTAELAGAQDVLFVSKKKALASICNDYENFGFNFYINIINYEQLKNHSEAKADVIICDEAHGLGAYPKPSERTKILKEILKNNPGAKLILMSGTPSPESYSQLYHQFAISANSPFEQSNFYQFAKEFVNVKEVVRNGLRFRDYSHCDKEKVMQVLEKYFVRYTQEQAGFSESKVEEEIILLKPTSNLIQLVEILKKHQYYKFKDGSEIIAESAVKLQNKIHQTYSGTVKTEDGGYKVIDITKAQYIKESYQDKKIAIFYKFIAEGDVLRKVISNNTDSPEEFNRSDKTFICQIQSGSMGVNLSSADILIFYNIDFSAVQYWQARARLQDLRRERPVKVHWLMMENGIEEKVYQAVLKKKDYTLYYFRKDFLNAL
- a CDS encoding phage virion morphogenesis protein — encoded protein: MNITLKLDDIQFDIERYLNSVNMSPFYNAAGKILTQAVRDNFDTQGAYFNRGTAWMPLAPSTVEQRDKLGLSRDDLLKRRGGDAGLFGSINFTANSTGVEVGTNLFYAKYLHFGTKFMPPRPIFPENELPPDVIEDLTDAMARFLKRNFN